One Oryza glaberrima chromosome 11, OglaRS2, whole genome shotgun sequence genomic region harbors:
- the LOC127754913 gene encoding protein NRT1/ PTR FAMILY 4.4-like, translated as MDVESRQGPKGGDTMAASEVSVDWRGRPCGSRKHGGMKAAVFVLGIQAFEMMAIAAVGNNLITYVFNEMHYPLSKSANIVTNFIGTVFLLSLLGGFLSDSYLGSFWTMLIFGFVELSGFILLAVQAHLPQLRPPACDMMAAAAAAAEGGCEEASGVKAGIFFAALYLVALGSGCLKPNIIAHGADQFRRGGGGGGDGDGDDGGDGKRLSSYFNAAYFSFCVGELVALTVLVWVQTRSGMDVGFGVSAAAMAVGLVSLVAGVFFYRNKPPQGSIFMPIAKVFVAAVTKRKQVCPSSSSTTAASHAVISATGAAPVHRINKFRFLDKACVKVQDGHGGGGDGGKESVWPPCTPAEVEQVKVLLCVVPIFACTIVFNTILAQLQTFSVQQGSAMDTRIGGGGGAAGFHIPPASLQAIPYLVLIALVPAYEACFVPAMRRATGVDTGITPLQRIGVGLFAVTFSMVAAALVEAHRRRHAGLLSIFWIAPQFLVFGVSEMFTAVGLIEFFYKQSLSGMQAFLTSMTYCSYSFGFYLSSLLVSLVNKVTSGDVAGGGGWLSDNDLNKDRLDLFYWLLAGLSLLNFFNYLFWSRWYSKSVETTVQVAGVGEEGGGGEQQEEKSVDEVNMGH; from the exons ATGGATGTTGAGTCAAGGCAAGGCCCCAAGGGTGGTGACACCATGGCTGCCTCCGAGGTCTCCGTGGACTGGAGGGGCAGGCCTTGCGGCTCTCGCAAGCATGGCGGCATGAAAGCGGCCGTCTTTGTGCTAG GGATCCAGGCGTTCGAGATGATGGCGATCGCGGCGGTGGGGAACAACCTGATCACCTACGTCTTCAACGAGATGCACTACCCGCTGTCAAAGTCGGCCAACATCGTGACCAACTTCATTGgcaccgtcttcctcctctccctcctcggtGGCTTCCTCTCCGACTCCTACCTCGGAAGCTTCTGGACCATGCTCATCTTCGGCTTCGTCGAGCTCTCC GGGTTCATACTGCTGGCCGTGCAGGCGCACCTGCCGCAGCtgcggccgccggcgtgcgacatgatggcggcggcggcggcggcggcggaggggggatGCGAGGAGGCGAGCGGGGTGAAGGCGGGGATCTTCTTCGCGGCGCTGTACCTGGTGGCGCTGGGGAGCGGGTGCCTCAAGCCCAACATCATCGCGCACGGCGCCGACCAgttccggcgcggcggcggcggcggcggcgacggcgatggcgacgatggcggcgacgggaagCGGCTGTCGAGCTACTTCAACGCGGCCTACTTCAGCTTCTGCGTGGGGGAGCTGGTGGCGCTGACGGTGCTGGTGTGGGTGCAGACGAGGTCGGGGATGGACGTGGGGTTCGGGGTgtcggcggccgccatggccgtgGGGCTGGtcagcctcgtcgccggcgtcttcTTCTACCGGAACAAGCCGCCGCAGGGCAGCATCTTCATGCCCATCGCCAAG GTTTTCGTCGCGGCGGTAACCAAGAGGAAACAAGTGTGCCCATCATCATCGTCGACGACAGCTGCCTCGCATGCTGTGATCTCCGCCACCGGTGCCGCCCCTGTCCACCGCATCAACAAATTCAg GTTCTTGGACAAGGCGTGCGTGAAGGTTCaggacggccatggcggcggcggcgacggggggaAGGAGAGCGTGTGGCCGCCGTGCAcgccggcggaggtggagcAGGTGAAGGTGCTACTGTGCGTGGTGCCCATCTTCGCGTGCACCATCGTCTTCAACACCATCCTGGCGCAGCTGCAGACGTTCTCCGTGCAGCAGGGCTCCGCCATGGACACccgcatcggcggcggcggcggcgccgccggcttccACATCCCGCCGGCGTCGCTGCAGGCCATCCCCTACCTCGTCCTCATCGCGCTCGTGCCGGCGTACGAGGCGTGCTTCGTGCCGGCCATGCGCCGCGCCACGGGCGTGGACACCGGCATCACCCCGCTCCAGCGGATCGGGGTCGGCCTCTTCGCCGTCACCTTCTccatggtcgccgccgcgctcgtcgaggcgcaccgccgccgccacgccgggcTCCTCTCCATCTTCTGGATCGCACCGCAGTTCCTGGTGTTCGGCGTGTCCGAGATGTTCACCGCCGTGGGGCTCATCGAATTCTTCTACAAGCAGTCGCTCTCCGGCATGCAGGCCTTCCTCACCTCCATGACCTACTGCTCCTACTCCTTCGGCTTCTACCTCAGTTCCCTCCTCGTCTCGCTCGTCAACAAGGTCACCTCCGGCGatgtggccggcggcggcggctggctcaGCGACAACGACCTCAACAAGGACAGGCTCGACCTCTTCTACTGGCTCCTCGCCGGGCTCAGCCTCCTCAACTTCTTCAACTACCTCTTTTGGTCGAGGTGGTACTCCAAGAGTGTGGAGACGACCGTGCaggtcgccggagttggagaagaaggcggcggcggcgagcagcaggaggagaagaGTGTTGACGAGGTCAATAtgggtcactga